AAACCCCACTTGTGGAATTACACTtgtgttattgttgttgaaatCTATTATTGTTTCCAGCCATGTTCTTGGAGCATATGCTAGTTTCCTCTGGGACATTACTGACGATGAAAGTGAGGATGAAATGAACACACAGAGTGATAAGACTAAGGTTTCTTCCGTTCGTTCTGCCTCAACGAGTATATACATGTGAACTCTGTTTGACTTTAAATTTCTTCTGGATGTGTCAGATTGAGGAAAGTGGGGAAGCTACTGTATCCCGGAACTTAGATTACGAAGAAGCTGACAGACCTGTTAGCCCTCCCTTACATCTTGCAGCAGGATTAGGAATTGGGGTTAATCTAGTTGGTGGCAGCTCTCCTGTTGATTATACTGCAGCTGTATCTGATATGGACGGAAATGCCGAGGAGGAGTACATGAGAATGATCAAAGAAAATCCTcataactccatgcttttaagAAACTATGCTCAGTTTCTTAGTCAGGTGAATGTTTCATATTTTCTGCACTAAATGTTCTTTATTAACATGTATATCATCCATCATATGCTTACAACAATGCCCATTTGATATCTATATATTATCTTGATTTAGAAATGTGTGATTGTCCGAAGCTGCAACCATCGACACAGTCGTTCTCCTTAAGTGTCTGAGATGTCTCAAGCTCTCTCCCTAATATGCTTTTTAAGATTTCAACCCTTTCTTTAAATTGTACAAAAGAACAGCAGGTCATCCTAATTCAGTAGGATTGGGATGGAGAAATATAAATGCATgctcaaatatgaaattttcttGAACATTATGTCATTCCTTTCACCAGATCTTTACAATAGCTACAACAGTTTATCGTTTACTTATCAGAACGTAACCAAAACCAATAAAAGCTATCTCCCTTTATTGGTGCttacatattaataatatcGACTGGTCTTGCTAATTCTGACATTTCTCATGTTTGCTGTTGGACTGGCAGTCTAAGGGAGACCTACTAGGTGCTGAAGAATATTACTCACACGCAATACTAGCGGATCCTACTGATGGAGAAACTATTTCACAGTATGCCATGTTGATATGGCAACTTCATCAGGATAAAGATAAAGCCTCAACCTACTTTAAGAGGGCAGTTCAAGCTTCTCCACAAGACAGGTAATATTGAATTGAAGCCCCTCGGTATTTTATTCGCAACATGTTGAATTAAAAGTAATAGCGGGAACTTAATAACCTAAGCACTTTTCCTACTTGGTCAGTTATTAAGATGATTTTACAGATTTATGTGATGTGAAGGAAATCTGCTACTGTTTGATAACATTGAAAAGGTTAATGACAAAAGATATTTATATAAGGTCGACGGTAACTTGGTATTATGTGAATGTATTCGtggaaaaatataaagaattttGGTGATCTTTGGTGTGATGTCAAAGCATTTGTGCGTTGCGTTTATAATTGCTACTTGCACATCAAGTTCATTGTTCTCATTGTCTGAGACACTGAGTTACTAGCTTGCTTTTTTGCTTTTCAGCGACGTGCTTGCTGCATATGCTAGGTTTCTCTGGCAAACAGAGGAAGATGAAGACGGAGAAGAAGATGAAACGTTAGGTGATCACAATGGAGCACCACTTCTGCAAGGAGTCGCCTAAAGCCTGATGTCAAATGAATTTCTTCACAATCCAGCTTctaattcatattttagtttCTCAAGCTTTTCGCATTATCTAAAGACTTGGAGCTTTCTCTTGTTGTGG
The nucleotide sequence above comes from Solanum pennellii chromosome 9, SPENNV200. Encoded proteins:
- the LOC107031783 gene encoding uncharacterized protein LOC107031783; translation: MLPKEPSFCIYNTEDGVDELKENQDLVRSVTIGDIVSDIGSSDFSFGKKGMGLIEEDENEDEEKRVFYEVNELGFEESERVISSKYHGGVEFECLDFDGNGDVEEYYKRVLKEDPSNPLYLRNYAQLLQSKGDLPGAEHYYFQATLADPKDGDTLSLYAKLVWELHQDKDRASDYFERAVRTAPENSHVLGAYASFLWDITDDESEDEMNTQSDKTKIEESGEATVSRNLDYEEADRPVSPPLHLAAGLGIGVNLVGGSSPVDYTAAVSDMDGNAEEEYMRMIKENPHNSMLLRNYAQFLSQSKGDLLGAEEYYSHAILADPTDGETISQYAMLIWQLHQDKDKASTYFKRAVQASPQDSDVLAAYARFLWQTEEDEDGEEDETLGDHNGAPLLQGVA